A region from the Saccharomonospora azurea NA-128 genome encodes:
- a CDS encoding universal stress protein, which yields MAGEDGRDSVVVGVDGSNKARLAVRWAAERAAERSLPLHVVYGYGLVARYFATEAPVPPSVIETLLEEAQTLVESAADEATEVAPGLAVSVEAVDEPPVPALTHRSRKAALVVLGASGLGGFTGMLAGSTAVAVAAHAHAPVVVVRCGEGRTEPPSTGPIVVGMDGSSLSDRAVACAFDEAQRRSAPLVAVHAWADVEDESVLRRARMFFTNSPEEKDVRAELDAQLGDWQAKYPDVEVERVLVRDRPRRQLLDRSETAQLVVVGSRGRGGFRGLLLGSTSQALIHHAQCPVMVVRPPKGDEG from the coding sequence ATGGCGGGGGAGGACGGACGCGATTCGGTCGTCGTGGGAGTCGACGGATCGAACAAGGCGCGGTTGGCCGTGCGCTGGGCGGCGGAGCGGGCCGCCGAGCGCTCGCTTCCGCTGCACGTGGTGTACGGCTACGGGCTGGTGGCACGGTACTTCGCCACCGAGGCTCCGGTGCCGCCGAGCGTCATCGAGACCCTGCTGGAGGAAGCACAGACCCTCGTAGAGTCCGCCGCCGACGAGGCGACGGAGGTGGCGCCGGGGCTGGCCGTGTCGGTCGAGGCCGTGGACGAACCGCCGGTCCCCGCCCTGACCCATCGGTCGCGGAAGGCGGCACTGGTGGTGCTGGGCGCCTCCGGGCTCGGGGGCTTCACCGGGATGCTCGCCGGATCGACCGCCGTCGCGGTGGCCGCGCACGCCCACGCCCCGGTGGTCGTGGTCCGGTGTGGGGAGGGACGTACCGAGCCGCCCTCCACCGGGCCGATCGTCGTGGGCATGGACGGCAGCTCGCTGAGCGACCGCGCCGTCGCGTGCGCCTTCGACGAGGCGCAGCGGCGTTCCGCGCCCTTGGTCGCGGTGCACGCGTGGGCCGACGTCGAGGACGAGAGCGTGTTGCGCCGCGCCCGCATGTTCTTCACCAACTCGCCCGAGGAGAAGGACGTCCGCGCCGAGCTCGACGCGCAGCTCGGGGACTGGCAGGCGAAGTATCCCGACGTCGAGGTGGAGCGGGTCCTGGTGCGCGACCGGCCCCGCAGACAGCTGCTCGACAGGTCGGAGACGGCACAACTCGTGGTCGTCGGCAGCCGTGGGCGCGGCGGTTTCCGGGGATTGCTCCTCGGTTCCACCAGTCAGGCGTTGATCCACCACGCGCAATGCCCTGTGATGGTCGTACGGCCACCGAAGGGTGACGAGGGCTGA